A portion of the Bacillus thuringiensis genome contains these proteins:
- a CDS encoding DMT family transporter, which translates to MTQLSRTKTAIILTFLVFMWGINWPLSKFALHYTPPVLFAGVRTLIGGFILLLFALPKYKELHLKETWHLYVISSLLNIIIFYGLQTVGLQYMPAGLFSAIVFLQPVLLGIFSWIWLEESMYGLKIFGLVLGFIGVGVISSSSLTGHISIIGTLLALGCAIGWALGTVFIKKTGHRVNAIWMVTLQLIIGGLCLIGFGSEFESWSSIAWSIPFVSVLLFISFFVIAMGWLAYFTLVGAGEASKVGAYTFLIPLIAIIVSSIFLHEAITMSLFIGLLFIVVSICFVNIKPKAFAVRQRVEVK; encoded by the coding sequence GTGACACAGCTTTCTCGAACTAAGACGGCCATAATCCTTACCTTTCTCGTTTTCATGTGGGGAATCAATTGGCCTTTATCAAAGTTTGCCCTGCATTATACACCACCTGTTTTATTTGCAGGCGTTCGAACTTTAATTGGAGGATTCATTTTACTCCTGTTCGCATTACCGAAATACAAAGAGTTACATTTAAAAGAAACGTGGCATTTATACGTTATTTCTTCTTTACTTAACATCATTATATTTTACGGGTTACAAACTGTCGGCCTTCAATATATGCCTGCTGGGTTATTTTCCGCCATTGTATTTCTACAACCAGTTTTACTCGGTATTTTCTCGTGGATATGGCTTGAAGAATCAATGTACGGCTTGAAAATTTTCGGGCTTGTTCTCGGATTTATTGGTGTAGGTGTTATTAGCTCTAGCAGTTTAACAGGACATATTTCTATTATTGGAACCCTTCTCGCGTTAGGATGCGCTATTGGCTGGGCACTTGGCACAGTATTTATTAAGAAGACTGGTCACCGTGTTAATGCCATTTGGATGGTAACACTTCAGCTTATTATTGGTGGCCTTTGCTTAATCGGATTTGGTTCAGAGTTTGAAAGCTGGTCTAGTATCGCTTGGAGTATACCATTTGTTAGCGTACTTCTCTTTATTTCATTCTTTGTTATTGCAATGGGGTGGCTTGCATACTTCACACTTGTTGGAGCTGGTGAAGCAAGTAAAGTTGGGGCTTATACATTCCTCATTCCACTAATTGCTATTATTGTAAGTTCAATTTTCTTACATGAGGCCATTACAATGAGCTTATTTATTGGGCTATTATTTATTGTTGTGAGCATTTGTTTTGTAAATATAAAACCGAAAGCATTTGCTGTAAGGCAGCGGGTTGAAGTGAAATAA